One region of Pirellulales bacterium genomic DNA includes:
- the larE gene encoding ATP-dependent sacrificial sulfur transferase LarE, translating into MTTLSPQLATKRDRLLDFIRSFESCAVAFSGGVDSTVVAKAAQLALGGRALAVTGTSASLASGELDEAKSLAQLIGIRHEVIATEEFKDPNYLANASDRCYHCKTELYTQLSGVTERFQVAVVLNGANLDDRGDHRPGMVAATEHQVRSPLLECELSKDEVRQLAADWKLPVWDKPASPCLSSRVAYGEEVTPERVRMIDEAERFLRSLGLRELRVRYHKGDMARLEVPLEALVRLAQPEIREQLVAQLKQLGFKYVTLDLEGFRSGSLNQILPVENLRVLR; encoded by the coding sequence TTGACCACACTGTCACCGCAACTGGCCACCAAACGAGATCGGCTGTTGGATTTTATCCGCAGCTTTGAATCTTGTGCCGTTGCTTTCTCGGGCGGCGTCGATAGCACTGTGGTGGCCAAAGCCGCGCAATTGGCTTTAGGGGGCCGCGCTCTGGCCGTGACCGGTACGAGCGCTAGTCTTGCCTCGGGTGAACTCGACGAGGCGAAATCGCTCGCACAGTTGATCGGCATTCGTCACGAAGTCATAGCCACCGAGGAGTTCAAGGACCCGAATTACCTGGCGAATGCGTCCGATCGCTGCTACCACTGCAAAACCGAGCTGTACACGCAATTGTCCGGCGTCACTGAGCGGTTTCAGGTGGCGGTCGTGCTGAATGGAGCGAACCTGGACGATCGCGGCGATCACCGCCCCGGCATGGTCGCGGCTACCGAACACCAGGTTCGCAGCCCGCTGTTGGAATGCGAGCTTTCGAAGGACGAGGTCCGGCAATTGGCGGCCGATTGGAAGTTGCCGGTGTGGGACAAGCCGGCCAGTCCTTGCTTGAGCAGCCGCGTCGCGTATGGCGAAGAAGTTACGCCCGAGCGCGTGCGAATGATCGACGAGGCGGAAAGATTTTTGCGCTCTCTAGGCCTGCGCGAGCTACGGGTTCGCTATCACAAAGGGGACATGGCACGCCTCGAAGTGCCGCTCGAAGCGCTCGTGCGATTGGCGCAGCCGGAGATTCGCGAGCAATTGGTCGCCCAGTTGAAGCAGCTTGGCTTCAAATACGTGACGCTCGACTTGGAAGGATTCCGTTCCGGCAGCCTGAACCAGATATTGCCGGTCGAGAACCTGCGCGTGCTTCGCTAG
- a CDS encoding M20 family metallopeptidase, with product MPLDLVDTLSQLVATPSVNPMGRPVSGPEFFEYRMTDWLQAFFNRLSLPWVRQTVEPKRDNIVARFDGDRAPGDGGKVILLEAHQDTVPVDGMTIPPWQPTVRDGRIYGRGSCDIKGGMTAMLGALVRLVEEKPGSRPTVIMACTVNEEHGYSGAQALTRLWTSAGQDSIIPRTPDAAIIAEPTNLDVVVAHKGAVRWRCHTHGRAAHSSQPQLGDNAIYKMARVLTALENYARDVPASAAAHPLCGRPSLSVGVISGGLSVNTVPARATIEIDRRIIPGEDGETAYRQVVDYVTHRTELGASLEHERPYLEGRSLSDGPNKVLAGQLIEAARRVRGQAAEIGVPFGTDAATIAGAGVPSVVFGPGSIAQAHTADEWLSLDELTAASEALYQFLVSAGT from the coding sequence ATGCCTCTCGATCTCGTCGACACGCTCAGTCAGTTGGTCGCCACGCCCAGCGTCAATCCGATGGGACGTCCGGTATCGGGACCCGAGTTCTTCGAATATCGAATGACCGACTGGCTGCAGGCTTTTTTCAACCGGCTGTCGCTGCCATGGGTGCGGCAGACAGTCGAACCGAAACGCGACAATATCGTGGCTCGCTTCGACGGTGATCGTGCTCCCGGCGATGGCGGCAAGGTTATCTTGCTCGAAGCGCACCAGGACACGGTGCCCGTCGACGGGATGACGATTCCCCCTTGGCAGCCCACAGTGCGCGACGGACGAATTTACGGACGCGGGTCGTGCGATATCAAAGGGGGCATGACGGCCATGCTCGGCGCGCTCGTCCGGCTCGTCGAAGAAAAGCCGGGCTCGCGGCCGACCGTCATCATGGCCTGCACGGTCAACGAAGAGCATGGCTACAGTGGTGCTCAGGCTCTGACGCGCCTATGGACTTCGGCCGGCCAGGATTCGATCATTCCACGCACGCCTGACGCGGCAATCATTGCCGAGCCGACGAACCTGGACGTCGTGGTGGCGCACAAGGGGGCGGTGCGCTGGCGCTGCCACACGCACGGCCGCGCGGCGCACAGTTCGCAACCACAGTTAGGAGACAACGCCATCTACAAGATGGCCCGCGTGCTGACGGCGTTGGAAAACTACGCCCGTGATGTGCCCGCATCGGCGGCTGCGCATCCGCTCTGTGGTCGCCCCAGCCTGAGCGTCGGTGTAATCAGCGGCGGCCTGAGCGTGAACACAGTTCCCGCTCGGGCCACGATCGAAATCGATCGCCGCATTATTCCGGGCGAAGATGGTGAAACCGCTTACCGGCAAGTGGTCGATTACGTAACGCATCGCACCGAGCTTGGTGCCAGCTTGGAGCACGAGCGTCCCTACCTTGAAGGCCGTTCGCTATCCGATGGCCCAAACAAAGTGCTCGCCGGTCAATTGATCGAGGCCGCACGGCGTGTGCGCGGACAGGCCGCCGAGATCGGCGTTCCTTTCGGAACTGACGCCGCCACGATCGCCGGCGCCGGTGTCCCCAGCGTCGTGTTCGGCCCAGGTTCCATCGCACAAGCGCACACGGCCGATGAATGGCTGTCTCTCGACGAACTCACGGCCGCGAGCGAAGCGCTGTACCAGTTCCTCGTAAGCGCCGGTACCTAA
- a CDS encoding calmodulin-binding protein, translated as MMIRRGMLAGLCALGLWSATATSADAQEQAFGRQWARSYNTQDWDRFYHYPYLWYPQNFWSADYYRSSESLYYRYPPEMRVPVYNKRWHNEFPMTRKYHWGNHFILDQF; from the coding sequence ATGATGATTCGTCGAGGAATGCTAGCGGGACTCTGCGCGCTGGGGCTGTGGTCCGCAACGGCCACCTCGGCCGATGCGCAAGAACAGGCCTTCGGTCGGCAGTGGGCTCGCAGCTACAACACCCAGGACTGGGACCGTTTCTACCACTACCCGTATCTGTGGTATCCGCAGAACTTTTGGAGCGCGGACTATTACCGCAGCTCGGAGAGCTTGTACTACCGCTATCCGCCAGAGATGCGGGTGCCGGTCTACAACAAGCGCTGGCACAACGAATTCCCCATGACCCGCAAGTACCACTGGGGAAATCACTTCATCCTCGATCAGTTCTAA
- a CDS encoding MBL fold metallo-hydrolase, which yields MLERKPVFTHVIEMNYQAGQRLGCNVYLVYDESEWILIDVGFEDAVDEIVEMIRQLDFPLSNCKTVIATHADVDHIQGLAKIKQSLKATVTGHPLAAKPLAEGDPIKTFARIDAQDIHLEMPPVKLDVLVDDGDVITVGNLKLEVWHTPGHTDSQLSFRMGNLLFSGDNIYRDGCVGAIDAHHGSDIQAFLRSLQRIRASDVEWLLPSHGPIFRKDNTLLDRTIARLESYLHMADFGTCAVDWPLMDQWDRELAEGKTPLKNSAAESAARR from the coding sequence ATGCTCGAACGGAAGCCCGTTTTCACCCACGTCATCGAGATGAACTACCAGGCCGGCCAGCGGCTGGGGTGCAATGTCTATCTCGTCTACGACGAATCGGAATGGATCCTGATCGACGTCGGTTTCGAGGATGCCGTCGACGAAATTGTCGAAATGATTCGGCAGCTCGATTTTCCCTTGTCGAACTGCAAAACCGTCATTGCCACCCACGCGGATGTGGATCATATCCAAGGGCTGGCCAAGATCAAGCAGTCGCTCAAGGCCACGGTGACCGGCCACCCTTTAGCGGCTAAGCCACTGGCCGAAGGGGATCCGATCAAGACCTTCGCCCGCATTGATGCCCAGGATATTCACCTGGAAATGCCGCCCGTGAAGCTTGACGTGTTGGTCGACGACGGAGATGTGATCACGGTCGGGAATCTCAAACTCGAGGTCTGGCACACGCCAGGTCATACCGACAGCCAACTGTCGTTCCGCATGGGCAATTTGCTCTTCAGTGGCGACAACATTTATCGCGATGGCTGCGTCGGCGCGATCGACGCGCATCATGGCAGCGACATCCAGGCATTCTTGCGTTCGCTGCAGCGAATCCGAGCCAGTGATGTCGAATGGCTGCTGCCGAGCCACGGTCCGATTTTCCGCAAGGATAATACGCTGCTCGATCGCACGATCGCACGGTTGGAAAGCTACCTGCACATGGCCGACTTCGGCACCTGTGCGGTTGACTGGCCACTGATGGACCAGTGGGACCGCGAGCTAGCCGAGGGAAAGACGCCGCTAAAAAATTCCGCGGCCGAATCCGCCGCCCGCCGGTAA
- a CDS encoding SDR family oxidoreductase, producing MAEIPQERLRDTLRPGAMPPLPSSVPVSRESERASLETKLIVGCGYLGLRVAERWLDAGHEVFAVTRSRERAAGFAKRGLRPIVADVMRLDSLVGLPAASSILYAVGYDRKQSFGIEEVYLRGLVNVLNALPTNAGRVVYVSSTGVYGDCGGAWIDEHTPCFPERAGGRACLAAEEALLSHPRGANAVVLRMAGIYGPGRIPNREALQQGRTIPAPAAGWLNLIHVDDAASVVLAAEKVARGPRYYLVSDGRPVARRDYYRQLAQLLEAPPPRFIAPDATLPSAVRAASDKRVSNSRLRNELGVHFAFPSFREGLAGIVATG from the coding sequence ATGGCTGAAATCCCCCAAGAACGATTACGTGACACGTTGCGTCCCGGCGCTATGCCGCCGCTACCAAGTAGCGTACCCGTCAGTCGCGAATCCGAGCGTGCCTCGCTAGAGACGAAGCTGATCGTCGGCTGCGGGTATCTGGGCCTGCGCGTCGCCGAGCGCTGGCTCGACGCCGGGCACGAGGTGTTCGCCGTAACCCGTTCGCGCGAGCGCGCCGCGGGATTCGCCAAGCGCGGATTGCGTCCAATCGTGGCCGACGTCATGCGTTTGGATTCGCTCGTCGGCTTGCCTGCCGCAAGCTCGATACTTTACGCGGTGGGCTACGACCGTAAGCAGAGCTTCGGTATCGAAGAGGTGTATCTGCGCGGGTTGGTTAACGTGCTGAACGCACTACCCACGAATGCTGGGCGCGTGGTCTATGTCAGTTCGACCGGCGTTTACGGAGATTGCGGTGGCGCCTGGATCGACGAGCATACGCCCTGTTTTCCTGAGCGTGCGGGGGGCCGGGCCTGCCTGGCAGCCGAGGAGGCGTTGCTCTCGCATCCGCGCGGGGCGAATGCCGTCGTGCTCCGCATGGCGGGTATTTATGGCCCCGGACGAATTCCTAATCGCGAAGCGCTACAGCAGGGGCGAACCATACCTGCTCCCGCGGCCGGCTGGTTGAACTTGATCCATGTCGACGATGCGGCGTCGGTCGTGTTGGCCGCGGAAAAAGTCGCTCGAGGACCACGCTACTACCTAGTGTCAGACGGCCGCCCCGTAGCGCGGCGCGATTATTACCGACAATTGGCGCAATTGCTCGAGGCCCCGCCACCTCGCTTCATCGCGCCAGACGCGACCTTGCCCTCGGCGGTTCGGGCGGCGAGCGACAAACGGGTCAGCAATTCTCGACTGCGCAACGAACTTGGTGTGCATTTCGCCTTCCCTTCATTTCGCGAAGGGCTCGCCGGCATCGTTGCGACCGGCTGA
- the ruvX gene encoding Holliday junction resolvase RuvX, with the protein MSDRPTANNASGRVAAVDYGTVRIGIAVSDARRTIASPFENYTRRGPQADGDFFRRLAAEESIALFVVGLPVHLDGRESAKSREAREFGKWLGELTGKPVEYFDERFTSAEAEKYLGAAEFTKKQRKARLDKLAAQILLVAYLESGGNTEGTSGLDD; encoded by the coding sequence ATGTCCGATCGACCAACAGCGAATAACGCTTCCGGCCGCGTCGCCGCTGTCGATTACGGAACTGTCCGTATTGGTATCGCGGTGTCGGATGCGCGGCGGACGATCGCGAGTCCTTTCGAGAATTACACGCGCCGCGGTCCGCAAGCCGACGGTGATTTCTTCCGTCGCCTGGCGGCGGAGGAGAGTATCGCCTTATTCGTCGTAGGTTTGCCGGTACATCTGGACGGCCGCGAGAGCGCCAAGTCACGCGAGGCGCGAGAGTTCGGCAAGTGGCTCGGCGAGTTAACAGGCAAACCGGTCGAGTATTTCGACGAACGATTCACAAGCGCCGAGGCTGAGAAATACCTCGGTGCTGCCGAGTTCACGAAGAAGCAGCGCAAGGCACGGCTCGATAAGCTGGCCGCACAGATTTTGCTGGTCGCATATCTGGAATCAGGAGGAAACACCGAAGGGACTTCGGGCTTAGACGATTAG
- a CDS encoding mannose-1-phosphate guanylyltransferase gives MLHALVMAGGSGTRFWPVSREATPKQLLKLLSDRSLLQSTLDRLADLVSADRRLVATAAVLAAPVREQLPELSSAAILAEPCKRDTAPCIGLAALLIAARDPEATMLVLPADHVIRDGEAFRRAVQQAVALVEAEPSRLITFGIRPTYPAESFGYLERGEPLSEQQAGGASVAYTVLRFREKPNAEVAQQYLDSGNFYWNSGIFVWRARTILDALSRHQPQMMRHLKTIAAAHETADFDTVFAREFAEIKGISIDFAVMEKADNVIVVEAPFDWDDLGSWQALARQRGTDADGNTIVARHLGVKTTGTIVYSGEGAKEHLIVTVGAEDLIVVHTPDATLVAHRRDEESLRQVVKELEKRGWRQHV, from the coding sequence ATGTTGCACGCGCTGGTCATGGCCGGAGGTTCTGGAACTCGATTCTGGCCCGTGAGCCGCGAAGCGACCCCAAAACAGCTCTTAAAGCTATTAAGCGATCGTTCGCTTTTGCAGTCGACGCTCGATCGCCTGGCGGATCTGGTCTCGGCCGATCGGAGGCTGGTGGCAACGGCCGCGGTGCTCGCGGCGCCGGTTCGTGAGCAGTTGCCCGAGCTTTCGTCCGCGGCCATTTTGGCCGAGCCCTGCAAGCGGGATACGGCTCCTTGCATCGGTCTAGCGGCGCTATTGATCGCGGCTCGGGATCCCGAGGCGACGATGCTCGTCTTGCCGGCTGACCATGTGATTCGTGATGGCGAAGCGTTCCGCCGTGCGGTGCAACAGGCCGTGGCGCTGGTCGAAGCCGAACCGAGCCGACTGATTACATTTGGCATTCGCCCCACGTATCCCGCCGAGAGCTTTGGTTACCTGGAACGTGGGGAACCACTCAGCGAGCAGCAAGCAGGCGGGGCGAGTGTCGCCTACACCGTCCTGCGATTTCGCGAGAAGCCGAATGCCGAGGTCGCCCAGCAATACCTCGACTCGGGCAACTTCTATTGGAATTCGGGCATCTTCGTCTGGCGTGCGCGCACGATTCTCGACGCGCTCAGTCGCCATCAGCCACAAATGATGCGTCACCTCAAAACCATCGCCGCGGCGCACGAGACGGCCGATTTCGACACGGTGTTTGCCCGCGAATTCGCGGAGATCAAAGGGATCTCGATCGATTTTGCCGTGATGGAGAAGGCCGACAACGTCATTGTTGTCGAAGCCCCCTTCGATTGGGACGATCTGGGGAGTTGGCAGGCCCTGGCCCGGCAGCGCGGTACGGATGCGGACGGCAACACGATTGTGGCCCGACATTTGGGGGTTAAAACGACGGGCACGATCGTTTACTCCGGCGAGGGAGCCAAAGAGCATCTGATCGTCACGGTCGGTGCCGAAGACCTGATCGTGGTGCATACCCCCGATGCCACCTTAGTGGCCCACCGCCGCGACGAGGAATCGCTGCGGCAAGTGGTCAAAGAATTGGAGAAACGGGGCTGGCGTCAGCACGTATAA
- a CDS encoding UDPGP type 1 family protein gives MSSPTAMSAPSKEKLLEQLRTAGQEHLLQFWDELSSDEQSAFAKQVEGIDFRQIAKLAGQAKNESQPAGQDHAARAKRAEPPPAIRLSEQGEGQAYERARQRGEHALRDGKVGVVLVAGGQGTRLGFDHPKGLFPIGPVSEACLFQILFEKLLAARKRYNAAIPIYIMTSPATHDDTIAALEKHARFGLPVEDVIVFCQGTMPAVDAKSGKLLLAERDSLFLSPDGHGGMLRALARSGALADIERRHIEQLFYMQIDNPLVVVCDPLFIGYHLNAGAEVSTQVVAKQKPLDRVGNVVSVDGQVQIIEYSDLPDDVAELRQPDGSLKLWAGNIAVHIFDVVFLKRMSEGGGRLPFHFAHKKVGFVDQSGSKVEPEKPNAIKFEQFIFDLLPEAKKSLVVEVDESAVFAPVKNGEGAERDTPTTVRRQIVELHRAWLEKAGVKVGEGVNVEISPLYALDADEVSRKINEGLEVTSDRYFR, from the coding sequence ATGTCTTCTCCAACCGCTATGTCCGCCCCCAGCAAAGAAAAGCTTCTCGAACAACTCCGGACCGCAGGGCAGGAGCACCTGTTGCAGTTCTGGGACGAGCTGTCGAGCGACGAACAATCGGCATTCGCCAAACAGGTCGAAGGGATCGACTTTCGGCAAATCGCCAAGTTGGCCGGCCAGGCCAAGAACGAATCGCAGCCGGCCGGGCAAGACCATGCCGCTCGCGCAAAGCGTGCCGAACCGCCGCCGGCCATTCGGCTCTCTGAGCAGGGGGAGGGCCAAGCGTACGAACGAGCGCGCCAGCGCGGCGAACACGCACTTCGCGACGGCAAAGTGGGCGTCGTGCTGGTCGCCGGAGGGCAGGGGACCCGACTCGGCTTCGATCACCCGAAGGGATTGTTCCCCATCGGTCCGGTCTCCGAGGCGTGTCTGTTCCAGATTCTTTTCGAAAAGCTGTTGGCTGCGCGAAAGCGGTACAACGCGGCCATCCCGATTTACATCATGACCAGCCCGGCTACGCATGATGACACGATCGCAGCGCTGGAAAAGCACGCCCGCTTCGGTCTGCCGGTCGAGGACGTGATCGTCTTCTGTCAGGGGACGATGCCCGCGGTGGATGCAAAATCGGGAAAGCTGCTTCTCGCTGAGCGCGATAGCCTGTTTCTCAGTCCCGATGGACACGGTGGCATGCTACGCGCGCTTGCTCGCAGTGGAGCGCTCGCGGACATCGAGCGCCGTCATATCGAGCAATTGTTTTACATGCAGATCGACAATCCGCTGGTTGTCGTTTGCGATCCGCTGTTCATCGGCTACCACCTGAACGCCGGAGCGGAAGTTTCGACACAGGTCGTTGCGAAGCAAAAGCCGCTCGACCGGGTCGGTAATGTCGTCTCGGTGGATGGCCAGGTGCAGATCATCGAATATAGCGACCTGCCGGACGATGTTGCCGAGCTGCGGCAGCCCGATGGCTCACTCAAGTTGTGGGCTGGAAACATAGCGGTTCATATTTTCGATGTGGTATTTCTGAAGCGGATGAGCGAAGGGGGCGGACGGTTGCCTTTCCATTTCGCCCACAAGAAGGTCGGTTTCGTCGATCAGTCCGGAAGCAAGGTCGAGCCCGAGAAGCCCAACGCAATTAAGTTCGAGCAGTTCATCTTCGACCTGTTACCAGAAGCGAAGAAATCGCTGGTGGTCGAGGTGGACGAGTCCGCGGTGTTCGCGCCAGTCAAGAATGGCGAAGGGGCAGAACGCGACACGCCCACCACGGTTCGTCGACAAATCGTAGAGCTGCACCGCGCCTGGCTCGAAAAGGCCGGCGTCAAGGTTGGCGAAGGTGTAAACGTCGAAATCAGCCCGCTATACGCCCTGGACGCGGACGAAGTTTCGCGGAAGATCAACGAGGGGCTGGAAGTGACGTCGGATCGTTATTTTCGCTAA
- a CDS encoding MBL fold metallo-hydrolase, with protein sequence MPAERKFVTTDVSGQLVFLGTGTSVGVPVIGCGCDTCQSNDPRNKRTRCGLVLGMPEGVLLVDTPTDLRTQLLRERIGLVHAVLYTHEHADHVFGLDDVRLFPYYLGHKLPLYCETTVEDRIRKSFDYAFAQEGTYHAGAIPLLDPHRITTEPFDLLGMRIIPVRLLHGRWEVLGFRFGNVAYCTDTNKIPDESWPLLEGLDVLILDALRPKPHATHFGLQEAIEVAQKLAPRRAIFTHLSHELEHEATNAALPANMELAYDGMRVPLT encoded by the coding sequence ATGCCTGCAGAACGCAAATTTGTCACCACCGATGTTTCCGGCCAACTGGTTTTTCTGGGGACCGGTACGTCGGTGGGCGTGCCCGTCATTGGATGCGGATGCGATACGTGCCAAAGCAACGACCCGCGAAATAAGCGGACTCGTTGCGGATTGGTGCTGGGGATGCCTGAGGGGGTGTTGCTTGTCGACACCCCCACCGATTTGCGGACGCAACTGCTGCGCGAGCGAATCGGCCTGGTTCACGCGGTGCTCTATACGCACGAGCATGCCGATCACGTCTTCGGTCTGGACGACGTGCGATTGTTTCCGTACTACCTGGGACACAAGTTACCGCTGTACTGCGAAACGACCGTCGAAGATCGCATACGAAAATCGTTCGATTATGCGTTTGCTCAAGAGGGGACGTACCACGCCGGCGCAATTCCTCTGCTGGATCCGCACCGAATCACGACCGAACCGTTTGACCTGTTGGGAATGCGCATCATTCCAGTCCGGCTGTTGCACGGTCGCTGGGAAGTGCTGGGTTTTCGTTTTGGCAACGTGGCGTATTGCACCGACACGAACAAAATTCCCGACGAAAGTTGGCCGCTGCTGGAAGGGCTCGATGTACTGATCCTCGATGCCCTGCGCCCCAAGCCGCACGCGACCCATTTCGGGCTGCAGGAAGCCATCGAGGTAGCTCAAAAATTGGCTCCGCGGCGTGCGATTTTTACGCATCTGTCGCATGAATTGGAGCACGAAGCAACGAATGCGGCACTTCCGGCGAATATGGAACTGGCCTACGACGGCATGCGTGTTCCGCTGACCTAG
- a CDS encoding STAS/SEC14 domain-containing protein — MTVELREEAAGKILEVRASGKLSKQDYERFLPEVERLIKAQGKLRILLELHDFHGWEVAALWEDIKFDMKHFRDIERLAVVGETKWEAGMAAFCKPFTSATIKYFDHTKAAEAKAWLEAA; from the coding sequence ATGACTGTTGAATTGCGCGAAGAAGCTGCTGGGAAGATTCTTGAAGTTCGTGCCAGCGGCAAGCTGAGCAAACAGGATTACGAACGATTTCTGCCGGAAGTCGAACGTTTGATCAAGGCGCAAGGCAAACTTCGCATCCTGCTCGAACTGCACGATTTTCACGGCTGGGAAGTCGCGGCCTTGTGGGAAGATATCAAGTTCGACATGAAGCACTTCCGCGATATCGAGCGGCTGGCGGTCGTCGGCGAGACCAAGTGGGAGGCCGGCATGGCGGCCTTCTGCAAGCCCTTCACCTCGGCCACGATCAAGTACTTCGACCACACGAAAGCCGCCGAGGCCAAGGCTTGGCTCGAAGCGGCTTGA
- the ggt gene encoding gamma-glutamyltransferase, giving the protein MHPRRKFHRISTFLIAVVLVGSAAVAPSIARGEAEGIGASAARAKQGMVVSVSPEASDVGLAILERGGNAIDAAVATALALAVTYPGAGNIGGGGFMLIWPGRGQEPVCVDYRETAPAAATRDMFSTDGAPYSHKTVGVPGTPRGLAMAHQRWGKLPWRDLVAPAIKLAEQGFAIDEALADDLRSLTAKSTATDEFRRVFSSLDGKKWKAGDLLVQPDLARTLQLLADEGAEAFYRGQIAQAIVAEMRAGGGLVTADDLAEYAAKIRTPIHGTYRGFDIYGPPPPSSGGTCLVEMLNILENFDLAKDGRFSPRTSHLMIEAMRRAYCDRARYLGDPDFVTIPAHLTTKEYARQLASEIDLSRATPSVRLASELKIAAEGESTTHFSIVDRDRMAVANTYTLQESYGARIVVRGAGFLLNNEMTDFNARPGWTDRRGLIGTDANLIAPGKRMLSSQSPTIVARDGQLRLVTGSPGGRTIPNTVLCVLMNVLDFGMDAPAAVATPRMHHQWLPDRVAFELANEPATAPLVEQLKALGHTVVSKPREQGDAHTIHIVGDTLEGAADTRQTVGKAVGY; this is encoded by the coding sequence ATGCATCCTCGCCGTAAGTTCCATCGGATCTCGACTTTCTTGATTGCCGTTGTACTGGTCGGAAGTGCGGCGGTCGCGCCGAGCATTGCTCGGGGTGAGGCAGAAGGCATCGGCGCAAGCGCTGCGCGCGCTAAGCAGGGGATGGTCGTTTCGGTCTCGCCCGAGGCTTCCGACGTCGGTCTGGCGATCCTAGAACGTGGCGGTAATGCGATCGACGCGGCCGTGGCCACGGCCTTGGCGCTGGCCGTTACTTACCCGGGCGCCGGCAACATCGGTGGTGGCGGTTTCATGCTGATTTGGCCCGGCCGTGGTCAGGAGCCGGTTTGCGTTGACTACCGCGAGACGGCCCCTGCCGCCGCGACGCGAGATATGTTCTCCACGGATGGTGCGCCATATTCCCATAAGACCGTAGGGGTGCCGGGCACACCGCGTGGCCTGGCCATGGCGCACCAGCGGTGGGGAAAGCTGCCATGGCGCGACCTGGTCGCACCCGCCATCAAATTGGCCGAACAGGGTTTCGCGATCGACGAGGCCTTGGCAGATGACCTGCGCTCACTGACCGCAAAATCGACCGCGACCGACGAATTCCGGCGAGTTTTTTCCTCTCTGGACGGCAAGAAGTGGAAAGCCGGCGATCTTCTGGTGCAACCGGACTTGGCGCGAACATTGCAATTGCTGGCGGACGAAGGCGCGGAGGCGTTCTATAGGGGGCAAATCGCCCAGGCGATCGTGGCCGAGATGCGCGCCGGCGGTGGACTGGTCACGGCCGATGATCTAGCCGAATACGCGGCCAAGATTCGCACTCCGATTCACGGCACATACCGCGGATTCGATATTTACGGGCCGCCGCCTCCCAGTTCCGGCGGTACATGCCTGGTCGAGATGCTGAACATCCTGGAGAATTTCGACCTGGCCAAGGACGGGCGATTCAGCCCACGCACTTCGCACCTGATGATCGAAGCGATGCGGCGCGCTTACTGCGATCGTGCCCGATATCTGGGCGATCCAGACTTCGTCACCATTCCCGCGCATCTCACGACGAAGGAATACGCCCGACAGCTTGCCAGCGAAATCGACCTTTCGCGCGCGACGCCCAGTGTACGATTGGCTTCCGAGTTGAAAATCGCGGCCGAGGGGGAGAGCACGACCCATTTTTCGATCGTTGACCGTGATCGCATGGCGGTGGCCAACACCTACACGCTGCAAGAAAGCTACGGCGCGCGAATCGTGGTACGCGGCGCCGGCTTTTTGTTGAACAATGAAATGACCGATTTCAACGCCCGGCCAGGTTGGACAGACCGGCGTGGTTTGATCGGCACCGACGCGAACCTGATTGCCCCGGGCAAACGAATGCTCAGCTCGCAATCGCCCACCATCGTTGCACGCGACGGGCAACTGCGACTGGTAACTGGTTCGCCGGGGGGCCGCACGATTCCCAACACGGTGCTGTGTGTGCTGATGAATGTGCTTGATTTCGGGATGGATGCACCCGCGGCGGTTGCTACCCCGCGAATGCATCACCAATGGCTGCCCGATCGCGTGGCGTTCGAACTGGCCAATGAGCCGGCCACGGCGCCGCTCGTTGAGCAACTAAAAGCACTGGGGCATACGGTCGTCTCCAAGCCGCGCGAGCAAGGGGACGCCCATACGATTCACATCGTCGGCGATACCCTCGAGGGTGCGGCGGACACCCGGCAGACCGTGGGCAAAGCCGTGGGCTATTAA